TGGTGATCATATTACTTATGGCAGTGTTCTTATGCGGCAGAAGTGCATTGTACAACGGATTGTTGAACCTGTAACTCATCTTCGCCATAAAATTGTTCTGAACGAAATGCTCCGTATGTTGATCCTCCAGGAATCTGGCTGCATAATTGATCCGGTAATAAGGCGGGATACGTACAAAATTGGTGAAAGAGCCATATGGGCTACCTTCCCGTTTGTCGCCTCTTATGGTAAGATTATTCGAAACAGTGATCTTCCCTTTACGGTAATTCAGATTGGCATACCCCGAGTTGGTATTATTTTCAGAACCTTTCATTACGCCGGTGTTTCCGTTCTTTGACAGTCCCAATGTATAATTGAAAAAGCCATCGCCACCTGTTACAGACAAATGATGGTTCAATGTTCCTGCAGTTTGCAGTGGAACTTTCATCCAGTTTGAATTGACCCCGTCGAGAATGGCATTTTTTCGATAGGCATGTTTTTGTTTGACAAGTAGCAGGTTGGCCTCGTTCTCAAATACACCGAAGGGGCCAGGTGCATCTACTCCTACTGAAGCCAGTTCCTGGAATTTGAGCAATTCTTCCGCTGTCATCATATTGTATCCGCTCAAATCCGGCATCGTTACAGTACCTGTAGCTGTATACGAAATGGTCAGATCGCCACTTGTAGGGCGGATGGTTTCCACCACTACTACGCCATTGGCAGAACGGGAACCATACAGGGCAGTAGAAGCAGCATCCTTCAACAGTGTTACACTGGCGATCCGGTTGATATCAAGACTCATGATGGATTGGAGATTGGTCTCAAATCCATCGAGAATGAACAGTGGTCTGTTGGGGTCATTTTCGTATTGCAATTTCAGTTGCTGGCTGTACTGTCCGGGGGTGGGAGGCGGAGGGGTTCTGCTCCCACGCATTTCTATTTTTGGCAATTGATTGGGATCGGAGCCGAGATTGTTATTGCGAATGATCTTCAGGGAGGGATCGAGCAGGTTCAGCGCTTCCAGAATATTTTGCCGGCTGGCAGTGCGAATTTCCTTACCTGAATATTTTTTGGTGACGCCTGTAAAAGTCTCTTTTCTGCGATCGAACATACCAGTGCTTACCACAACTTCATCCAGGTCTTTCACTTCCTGTTTCATGTAAAATGTAAAAGCAGTGGCAGATGATTTGATGAAACTACCATTGTTGGTGAAAGCCATTTTACCGATAGGAGCATTCAACAATTGAGCACCGGTTAAGGTTAGTGGCAGAAATCCGACTGAGGTGATTACAAGTGTTTCGCCTTCTTTGATACTACTGAGCGTAAACCCGCCATCATTATCAGTAGAACCTTTGATGTTGGATCCTTTCAGCAGGAAGGTGGCGCTGGTAACAGGAACTCCGGCAGAATCCACCACTTTGAATTGCAGTTTTTGAAACAGCAGCAGCTCTTCACCGATGACGGGTGAAGGCAGTGCTTTAATTTTTATGACCACCACTTTATCGATCACGGAATACGTGAGGGGCTGGTGGTTGAAAATAATACTCAATACAGTTTCGATAGTAGCATCGTGAACAGACAGATCTACTTTTTCAGTCTTTTTCAATACATCGCTGCCGTATACGAAATTATACCCCGCCTGCCTGGTGATTTCCCTGAATACCTTTTCAAGGGGGCATTCTTCACGGATAGTGTGATCTGGGAAAATCCTCCTGCGCTGGCGTGCAGGCTCGCAATGGTTAGTAAAATAGCCGTCAATCTCATAACCAGAAATATTTTGGATAATCGCTGTCGTTTGGCTACAGAAAAATTACAGCATGGCACAGGCCTTAAGCCTGTACAAAGCAATTTTAAATGCATAACTTTGATAGGTAGTTTACCTGTTGGGAAAGCAATTGTCCCAACAGTGGTTATCAATAAGCAGTCTTTGCGGTTTGTTTATGAGATCAACATTAACTACTTGCCGGGTTCCGTTCGCTGCGGGATCCGGTTTTTTTTATATGCCAATCTGCGTGCTGGTTATAGCATCATCATTGAATTATATTTTAGTTTGAATAATCAGTAGCCTTGCATTACGATCACCTTCTTTCCATCAACTTTAAACCGGACCTTATCAGTGAGCTCCAGGATTTTCAGCACATTGGAAAGCTGGGTATTCCTGGGGAATGAACCATCGATCTCCTGTGATGCTCCGGACTCGATTTTCACTTCGATATCATACCATCTTGCTACCTGTTTCATGATCGATTCAACGGTAGCATTTTTGAATTGGAACAATCCATTCTTCCAGGCGATCACTTCGCTGGTATTTACATTGTTCGTAACTGTGAAGCTGTTGTTCCTGTGCAGTTGCGACTGCTGGCCGGGGATCAGCACTTTGCCGGCTCCGTTTCTAAGTGATACTTTCACACTACCCTGCAACAGCGTGGTAGCCACGATCGCTTCATCGTCATAAGCATTGAAGTTGAAGGAGGTACCCAGTACTTCTATTTCCTGGTTTCCGCCAATTACTTTGAAAGGTCTGGTGGCATCTTTGGCGATCTCGAAATAAGCTTCCCCTGTTACTTCTACCCTTCTTTCATCCTCACTGAATGTTGAAGGGAACCTGATGGAAGAAGCGGCATTCAACCAAACCGCTGAACCGTCAGGCAGGGTTGCCTGCCATTGACCGCCGCGTGGCGTTGCGAGTTGAACCAGTTGGCCGGCGGATGCAATCTTTTCGCCATCGTTGTAAGTGATATTCCCGGAGATACTGATACCATTCTTGCCGGAATCGAGTTCGATGCGCTGATTGTTATTGATGGTGAGAACAGCACGGTTTGTGCCCGGGGCGATATCATTTTTTGCAATGGCGATCTCTTCCGGACCAGGTGATTGAATGGTTTTGTTGTTGAAATAGTAAATAAATGTACCCGTGGTAAGAATAAGGATGGCTGCAGCATAGCGGAGCCATTTTCGTTTGTAGAGCGGGATAGGTTTAATGGTTGTCTGACGGGCGGAATTTTCTTGCTGAACCTTCACGAGGAGATCGGTTTTCAGCCTTTCGATTACAGAAGGATAGGTAAAACCAGCACTGTGGCGGGCAGTGAGCTGAATTTCCATCAATTCCTCCAGCACCTGCTGGCTTTCGGGTTGATGCATCAGCTCCTGTAAGATGCTCCATTCTTCGGGAGTAATGCTGCCGTCCAGGTAACGTTCGATATAGTATGTAAGCCGGTCTGCTGTCATAGTTATGATTGTATAGTCAGGTATTTTTAAGGGGAGGTGGGGCCGCGACAAAAATATTTTTTAGCGGCTGTGGGAAGCCAGCCAGAAAAGGCTGATTGTAACAATTCCGTATTCCTCTTTGATATAGGTGCGCAGGAAAACCAGGGCTTCGAGGATATGATCTTTGACGGTGCTTTTGGCGATGTTCAATTGCTGCGCGATCTCTTCGTAGGAAAGACCTTCATATCGGCTCATTTTGAAGACCTGTTGTCTTCTGGCGGGCAACAATTCAACGCCGCGGGCAATCGCTTCGGAAAGTTGTTTGTATTCAATGCTGGCGTCAGGGGAATGCAGCCAGCTTTTCAAGTGATCGGCAGGAGGTTCAGTGGCAGCCAGTTTGGATTTGAATGCATTGATAGAGCGATTGCGGGTCATCCGGTAAACGTAGCCGGCAAAATTGCTGATGGAAGGAAGTTCGGCTCTTTGTTTCCAGATACTGAAGAGGATGTCCTGGGTAATTTCTTCTGCGAGACCAGCATCTTTGACGTACATCAGACAGTGGCCGTAGATAACTGAGCCGTAATGGTCAATGATTTCGGTGTAAGCTTTTTCATCGCTTTGGGCAAGACGAATCAGCAGTTCGGGTTCGTTATGGATTTGAGTACGGGGCAATTGCTCAAGAACGGTTGACGTGTAAAGGTGCGGAAAAAATGAATATGATGGAATGTGGATGGAGTAAAGAGGGAAATAGTTAGATGTTTTTCCAACTTGTTACATTGTAGTTGCTTCTGTTTTCGTTCTCATTGCCACCGTAAATGAGTGCTTTCTCTACTATTGCAGGTTGTGCTAATTGCTCAAACCGGTCCATCTCTTTGAACAATGCATTGCTTACAGTTTCCGTAGCCTTTATTTCTGCAATGTCAAATCCATTACTGGTTTTCCGCAAGAGGTCTACTTCATTACCATTGCTATCCTGCCAGAAAAAATAATCATAATGCAGGTATTGGTGATGATTTTTCTTTTGATATTCTGCAATCACCATATTTTCGAATACCTGTCCTTTTGATCTGTTTTCGCTTAGTTCCTCAGGCGTTCTGATTCCGAGCAGATAACTCAATAAGCCTGTATCATAGAAATATAGTTTCGGGGTTTTGATCTGCCGCTTATTGAAGTTTTGGTGATATGGCTGCAGAAGAAAAATTATGTAGCTGCTTTCGAGTAAAGACAGCCATGCTCTGGCAATATGGTTGGTAATGTCACATTCATTGGCTAGTGCGCTTACATTTACTAACTGTCCTGCCCTGCCAGCACATAAATTAACAAATGTCCGGAATACTTTTAAATCCTTAATATTTAGAAGTTCGGTTACATCTTTCTCAATATACGTTTGCAGATAGTTCGAATAAAAAACTACAGGGTCAATTAGCCTGTCAAAGATTGCAGGATAAAATCCTTTTATAGCAGCATGCAGGTAAGTAGTTTCTAAAAGCTGTGCTGATCTCAATTCATTAAAATCCAAAGGCAGCAGTTTGAACAGCGCTACTCTACCTGCTAAGGATTGTGTTATGTTTTTCAACAAATGAAAGTTTTGAGATCCGGAAAGGATGAACTGTCCCATCAGACCTGATTCATCTACTCTCGCCTGTATGTAAGAGAAAAGCGAAGGCACTCTTTGTACTTCATCAAGAATAACAAATTTGTTGTTTTGATTCAGAAAACCAACAGGATCAACAGTTGCAAATTCCCTGGTATTAGGATTTTCAAGAGAAACATACCGGTATTCACTGAACAGGTTTTTCAAGAGGGTTGTTTTGCCAGATTGCCGGGGCCCTGTTATTGCGAGCACCGGAAATTTTGAAATCTGAGCCTTAATAAGGGAGGTTATTTGTCTGTGAATGAAGTTGCTCATAACATGAAATTACAAATTATTCACAAATAGCATAGCCAATATTTACAATTTACATAAACAATATTGAACAAATTGCATAAATAAATGGGAAGCAGGCCTTTAATCAGCTGTCGGATTAAACTATATTTAATTAATAATCAATACTTAAAGAGATATTTTGTAAATCTAAAGTAGAATTTTAGAATATCAAAAACAGTATTTTATATTTGTAAAAGTTTTTATGACCACTATTCCGCGCCAAATTACTTCGGAACTCCAGGCTGCCCTCAAAGTAAGCCCTGTTGTATTCCTGGATGGCCCCAGGCAGTCAGGGAAGAGCACATTAGTACGTCATATTACTCACCCCCCTGTAGTGGACGCTGAAGAAAGCGCTACCTATATCACGTTCGATAGTCCTACTCAGATGGCGGCAGCCGCCGCAGAGCCGCAAGCATTTCTTACCAGTAGAAAGGGGAACCTCATCATTGATGAAGTGCAACTGGTACCCGAAATATTCAGGGCTTTGAAAATTGTGGTGGATGAAATCAGGTTAAAAGATAAGTCGAATGTAAATGGCCGGTTCCTCCTTACAGGGTCTGCTAATATCCTGGCTCTCCCCCAACTATCAGACCCATTGGTAGGGCGAACGTCTGTTCTTACGCTATATCCCTTTTGCACAGCCGAAGCCATTCAAAGCAAATGCGATGGCTTGACCAGATTACTCTCTATGAACTTTGATGCAATGAGCAGTCATGGGTTAAGTTTAATCAAAGCAATCGAACTGGCAACCTTTCCTGAAATTTCTACAAGCAATAGCGGAGAAAGATTCCGCTGGTTCGATGGTTATCTTTCAACTATACTTCAACGTGATGTGCGTCAATTGGCTGAACTTGACAAAATCGCTTTATTACCTACCCTCCTGCGTGTTCTTGCAACAAGAGCAGGCAACCTTCTCAACGACGCTGATATCGCAAGAGACATTGGACTCAATGCGGTGACATCTAAAAATTACAGGAATATACTTAAGATGATGTTCCTCAATTTTGATGTCCAACCCTGGTACAGGAATATCGGAAAACGACTGGTGAAAGCCCCCAAAGGATATCTTACAGACACCATGCTACTCTCACATATGTTGGGCATGGAACTTGAAGACATGCAATTGAACAGACCTGAATTGTTTGGCCATGTACTTGAAAACTATGTAGCTACCGAACTGGTGAAGCAATTATCATTCGGAAATGTCAGAGGGCAACTCCATCACTTCCGCACCAGCGATGGTAAGGAAGTTGATTTTGTAATCGAGAAACAGGACGGCTCTATTTTCGCTATTGAAATAAAGAAATCTGAATCAGTAAGCATCCATGATTTCAAAGGAATACAGTTGCTGGCCGAATCTGCTCCAAAAGATTTTAAAGGAGGGGTTATTTTGTATTCCGGAAAAGAAGCAGTTCCGTTTGGGAAGAATTTATGGGCAGTGCCGTTTCAAGTGCTGTGGCAGTAGGATACGCAGCTTACATCACTATTCTGAAAGCTGAAACATCGTTTTATTGTACAATAAATCTGTCTCTTGAATATTATTAAACGCCCCTGGTTTGCTCCTGCGCTAGTACTGTTCTTCGTAACAGTAATTGCAGCGGAAAACTTCATCCTTCCCTTCACACAGATAACCGAAGTTAAAGAAGCCAATGATTTTGAAATAAGCAGAACCAGCCCTACACGCTCTCATTCAACTCGCTGGCTAATTGCAGCAAGCGGCCGTCGCTACAATGTTTCAGCGCCTCCGTACAACTATCTTTCCAAAGGTGATTCCTTTATTATTTATCGTTCATTAATATTCAAAAAACCGTTAAAGATTAGCTGGTGCGAGCCGGATGGTTGCTATATAATGGCAATGGGCACAATGAATGGCAATTACATTTCTTTAATTGCTCTGGGTGCCTTAGCAATCTGGGCACTGTTGAATTTGTTGGGGATCATAAAGCCTTCACCGGAAAGAAAAGGACATTGGAATACTGTAGCTATTGGAATAAGCGGAGCCCTATTTATTTTCTATTTGTGGTATTAAATCAAGATCATAGGCAAACTGAGCCCTCTATTAGTTTCACCTATGCGCAGCGAAAAACGGGAGCTGGAATAGACACCCCCCTGGGACTCTTGCGGATCGCGGATTTCTTTGGCCCCCTTTTCTCCGGCTAATCACTTTGTCCACTCCTCTTATGGTATAAAAGGAAAGCCCGTTCATCAACGCATCCATAGCTGCTTTGGAAGATGCTGGTATTTTTGCCATAGAATTGGTTTTGCCTGAAATTAATCCATCATCATGTTATTTAATTCTTTAATGCAATGATGATCACTTATCTTATAAAGTGATATCTAAGTAATATACCCCATCCCATAATAGGATCCTACGGCTCCCCAGGCCCATTTTTTGCATCCCATCTCATAAAACCTATAACATGACCACTAAAGAGATCGCCACCAAACTGGCCAATTATTGCCGCGAAGGACAATGGGAACCAGCCCAGAAAGAATTCTACGCCGAAGATGTGATCAGCATCGAACCATATGCTACCGATGATTTCGAAAAAGAAACAAGAGGACTGAAAAACATTCTCGCCAAAGGCGAAAAATTCCAAAACATGGTGGAAGAAATGCACAGCCTTGAAGTAGGCGAACCCATCGTAGCAGAAAACTCCTTCGCATTTGTAATGACGATGGATGTAACGATGAAAGGCAAAGGCAGAATGAAAATGCCGGAACTCTGTGTATATACTTTGCGCGATGGAAAAGTGATCTCAGAACAATTCTTCATGTGATCACTTTTTCATCGCGACAATCAGCTTACTGTTTAAAGAGCTTTCTTATCATTTTATTGCCCTGGTCGGCAACAAGGAACTCGCCGTTTATGCCTAATGCGATCGCTACAGGCAAATTGAATTTCGCCTGAACTCCTTCGCCGTCCTTATGACCTGGCAGTACCATGCCTGCAATTACAGTCGCCACACCGGCAGGGCTCAGTGAGTAAACACTGTGGCGCAACTGATCTGCAACGTAGATATTACCTGCAGCATCGGATGCGATATCGGAAGGATTCGTAAACGGATCATTGGTGAGCCCGTTCACCAGGGTGGTCACCTTACCTGTATTAT
This portion of the Pseudobacter ginsenosidimutans genome encodes:
- a CDS encoding RNA polymerase sigma factor — translated: MPRTQIHNEPELLIRLAQSDEKAYTEIIDHYGSVIYGHCLMYVKDAGLAEEITQDILFSIWKQRAELPSISNFAGYVYRMTRNRSINAFKSKLAATEPPADHLKSWLHSPDASIEYKQLSEAIARGVELLPARRQQVFKMSRYEGLSYEEIAQQLNIAKSTVKDHILEALVFLRTYIKEEYGIVTISLFWLASHSR
- a CDS encoding ATP-binding protein; the protein is MSNFIHRQITSLIKAQISKFPVLAITGPRQSGKTTLLKNLFSEYRYVSLENPNTREFATVDPVGFLNQNNKFVILDEVQRVPSLFSYIQARVDESGLMGQFILSGSQNFHLLKNITQSLAGRVALFKLLPLDFNELRSAQLLETTYLHAAIKGFYPAIFDRLIDPVVFYSNYLQTYIEKDVTELLNIKDLKVFRTFVNLCAGRAGQLVNVSALANECDITNHIARAWLSLLESSYIIFLLQPYHQNFNKRQIKTPKLYFYDTGLLSYLLGIRTPEELSENRSKGQVFENMVIAEYQKKNHHQYLHYDYFFWQDSNGNEVDLLRKTSNGFDIAEIKATETVSNALFKEMDRFEQLAQPAIVEKALIYGGNENENRSNYNVTSWKNI
- a CDS encoding FecR family protein, with amino-acid sequence MTADRLTYYIERYLDGSITPEEWSILQELMHQPESQQVLEELMEIQLTARHSAGFTYPSVIERLKTDLLVKVQQENSARQTTIKPIPLYKRKWLRYAAAILILTTGTFIYYFNNKTIQSPGPEEIAIAKNDIAPGTNRAVLTINNNQRIELDSGKNGISISGNITYNDGEKIASAGQLVQLATPRGGQWQATLPDGSAVWLNAASSIRFPSTFSEDERRVEVTGEAYFEIAKDATRPFKVIGGNQEIEVLGTSFNFNAYDDEAIVATTLLQGSVKVSLRNGAGKVLIPGQQSQLHRNNSFTVTNNVNTSEVIAWKNGLFQFKNATVESIMKQVARWYDIEVKIESGASQEIDGSFPRNTQLSNVLKILELTDKVRFKVDGKKVIVMQGY
- a CDS encoding nuclear transport factor 2 family protein, which encodes MTTKEIATKLANYCREGQWEPAQKEFYAEDVISIEPYATDDFEKETRGLKNILAKGEKFQNMVEEMHSLEVGEPIVAENSFAFVMTMDVTMKGKGRMKMPELCVYTLRDGKVISEQFFM
- a CDS encoding ATP-binding protein → MTTIPRQITSELQAALKVSPVVFLDGPRQSGKSTLVRHITHPPVVDAEESATYITFDSPTQMAAAAAEPQAFLTSRKGNLIIDEVQLVPEIFRALKIVVDEIRLKDKSNVNGRFLLTGSANILALPQLSDPLVGRTSVLTLYPFCTAEAIQSKCDGLTRLLSMNFDAMSSHGLSLIKAIELATFPEISTSNSGERFRWFDGYLSTILQRDVRQLAELDKIALLPTLLRVLATRAGNLLNDADIARDIGLNAVTSKNYRNILKMMFLNFDVQPWYRNIGKRLVKAPKGYLTDTMLLSHMLGMELEDMQLNRPELFGHVLENYVATELVKQLSFGNVRGQLHHFRTSDGKEVDFVIEKQDGSIFAIEIKKSESVSIHDFKGIQLLAESAPKDFKGGVILYSGKEAVPFGKNLWAVPFQVLWQ